Within the Candidatus Dependentiae bacterium genome, the region GACTCGCGCCAATCGTAATCAAACAAAAAAAAAGAGTGCAATAACTTTAATAATTGACGCTTCATCAAAAAAGTAATTCTAGTTTTCCTTAAACGGTTCTAGCCACAAGACTGTTTTACGGGTATAATGCCAGGGTGGTTTTGTGTACCAATTTTTTAGACTGGACACATCAAATATATTCGAGAGCAATCTAGGAGCTTAAGCTATGGCCTCTCCGCTTCATGAACAAACTTCGCACCTCACGAATGAAAGTGAAGTGAGACGTGCAAAATTGGAACAAATCCGTCTTTCTGGAAGAAATCCATGGCCATCATATCTTCCGACAAATTCAACATGTGCTGAGCTTTTAACAAAAGAAATCGCGCCTAGCGAATCTGGCGCTGACCATATTTTCTCAGTCGCAGGAAGAATTATTGCTCGCCGTGAGCATGGAAAATCACTCTTTGCTGTTATCCAAGACAGATCTGGATCCATTCAGCTGTATCTAAAACAAAATACGGTTGGTGAAAAAAACTTTCACGAATTTTTATCTCTTGTCGACACTGGCGACATTATTTGGATCACAGGAACATTATTTCTTACAAAAACGGGCGAAAAAACAATTGATACCCAAAAATGGGAACTCTTGAGTAAATCATTGCACCCTCTTCCCGAAAAACATCACGGACTTTCTAACGTTGAACAACGATACCGTCAACGGTATCTAGATCTTATTAGTAATCGAGAAACCTTTGATAAGTTTGTTAAACGATCAAAAATTATCCAAAACATCAGATCAGTGTTAACTGAAAAAGATTTTATTGAAGTTGAAACCCCTATGCTTCACCCCATTCCTGGCGGTGCGGCAGCTCGGCCATTTGTAACTCATCATAACGCATTAAAAAGTGATTTTTATCTTCGAATTGCCCCTGAGTTATATCTAAAAAGACTCGTCATCGGCGGCATGGAACGGGTGTTTGAAATTAATCGAAACTTTCGCAACGAAGGCGTTTCAACAAGACATAATCCAGAATTTACCATGATCGAATTTTACATGGCTCATGGTGATTACAAGACAGGAATGGCACTTACCGAAGAATTACTCGAAAGAACAGTCACTCAAACTATTGGTAAATCAGAAGTTGAATTTGGACCATTTACCATCAACTTTAAAGGCCCATTCCAAAAACTCACCATGAAAGAATCTCTCGTTTCTGTTGGAAACCTGAGCGAAAGCGAAATTTCTGCAGAGCAAATTGATGCAACAATGAAAAAACATGGTGCAAGCCATGCAAACACACAGGCTTCTTATGGCGAAAAAATCACCGCGCTATTTGAAGAACTTGTCGAAAAGAAACTCATTCAACCAACATTCATCACAGGATACCCACTCGAAACTTCACCGCTTGCAAAAACGGATGATCAAAATCCTTCAGTTGCTGCACGATTTGAGCTTTTTATCGCGGGAATGGAACTTGCAAATGGATATAGCGAGCTTAATGATCCTATCGATCAAGCAAATCGCTTTAAACAGCAAGCAAGTGCTCGCGACGGTGGAGACGCAGAAGCTCATTTATATGACGCAGACTACATAACCGCACTTGAATATGGCTTACCACCTACCTCTGGCGTTGGGATTGGAATCGATCGACTTGTTATGTTTATCACCAATACCACATCAATCAAAGATGTAATTTTGTTCCCAACGTTAAAAATTAAACATGATGAGTAAAAATATGGCGACAACTCTTTTATTTGTAACCGAAAAAGAAGCAATTTTTGACCAGGTCAATGAATTCTTCAAAAAACATGCTCCTCAGATTGAATTAGTTTTCAAAACCCCTCAATGGCATGAACTACAAAGCCTTGAAGAAGAACGTGTCATTCAGCACAAAGCAATGCGTGCATGGAACCACTTCAAACAACCATTAATTGTTGAAGACTCTGGATTTTACTTCAAACGATATCCAGACTTTCCAGGAACACTTTCTGAATTCGCGCTTTCGGGCCTTGCTCGAGAAGGAATCAATAAACTCTGTCGAGCAGACAACCAGGCAACTGCATTCAGCTGGATTGGCTATATTGGACAAAGTAACGCTGACTGCTATTTTAACTCTCGAGTTGAAGGATACATCCTTGATGAATTTGCTCCCGCAACCCAAACCAACTTTGATATGATGCCGATCTTTCACCCAGAAGGATCTACCAAAACATTGCAGCAACTTATTGGAAATGATCGCGAGTTACAATTTTCTCCACGACTCAAAGCATGTAAAAAATTTATAAACTGGTACTTTGACCTTCCGGAGGATGTG harbors:
- the lysS gene encoding lysine--tRNA ligase; translated protein: MASPLHEQTSHLTNESEVRRAKLEQIRLSGRNPWPSYLPTNSTCAELLTKEIAPSESGADHIFSVAGRIIARREHGKSLFAVIQDRSGSIQLYLKQNTVGEKNFHEFLSLVDTGDIIWITGTLFLTKTGEKTIDTQKWELLSKSLHPLPEKHHGLSNVEQRYRQRYLDLISNRETFDKFVKRSKIIQNIRSVLTEKDFIEVETPMLHPIPGGAAARPFVTHHNALKSDFYLRIAPELYLKRLVIGGMERVFEINRNFRNEGVSTRHNPEFTMIEFYMAHGDYKTGMALTEELLERTVTQTIGKSEVEFGPFTINFKGPFQKLTMKESLVSVGNLSESEISAEQIDATMKKHGASHANTQASYGEKITALFEELVEKKLIQPTFITGYPLETSPLAKTDDQNPSVAARFELFIAGMELANGYSELNDPIDQANRFKQQASARDGGDAEAHLYDADYITALEYGLPPTSGVGIGIDRLVMFITNTTSIKDVILFPTLKIKHDE